The Thermasporomyces composti region GCCCACACCGGTGCCCGCCCGAGGATCGCGAGCACCCAGACCACAACCGTCAGCATGAGCAGGGCCACGACCGTCCGGCGACGACGAGCGGCCGGGGAGAGTCCACGTCGGCGGAGACGCAGCCGACGGAAGCTCGGCCGACGGAGGCGGGAGCGCGCCAGAGCCCGACTGCGGAATCCTCGCCCGACCTTCGCGGGGGGCCCGTCACCGCGGGACTGAGTCGGAACGGACACCACCCGTTCGGCGCCCTCGTCCACGGATGTGCCGTGAGTGGCCTGACGTCGCCGCCGCCGGGGGAGCACGCGCGCACGTGGATCAGCGGCAGGCTCGGACGGCCGTGCCGCGACCTCCTCGTCGTGTTGACGCAACCAGAGAGGGACGAGGTAGGCGGCCCACACGGCCACGATCGCCGCATAGATCAGGCCTGTACCCACGAGTAGAAACTACGCAAGCACCGCCGTGAACCGTCGCAGGCGCTACGGTGTGTCGTCAGACTTGGCGATGTCTCGACCTTGGCGATGCCTCGACGCGGCGACGCTTCGCCGCCACCGGTTGAGCAACCCCTCCGGCACCTCCTCGGCGTGCAGCGCGAACGTCAAGTGATCACGCCAGTCGCCGTCGATGTGGAGGTACCTCGGCCGTCGGCCCTCGAACCGGAAGCCCAGCTTCTCCACCACGCGAAGGCTCGGAGCGTTCTCTGGCCGGATGTTGATCTCGATGCGGTGCAGCCTGAGGACGTCGAAGCAGTAGTCGGTCGCGAGCGCCACCGCCGTCGGGGTGATACCGCGCCCGGCGTAGGCCCGGTCGATCCAGTAGCCGATGTGTCCCCACCGCGCGGAGCCGAAGGTGATCCCGCTGACGGTCAGCTGACCGACGAACCGCTCGGTCCCGCCATGCTCCTCGTCGGGCTCGGTGTAGGTGATGGCGAAGGGCAGGCACTGACCCGCGCGCGCCTGGGCGCGGAGGTCGCGGAGCATGGCTCCGAAGCTGCGTGGACGCGGTTCACACCCAGGCGGCGGTGTGGGCTCCCACGGCTGGAGCCAGTCGCGGTTCCGGGCGCGCACCTCGCGCCAGGCTCGGGCGTCCCTCCGCCGGAGCGGCCGGAGGCCGACCGGCCCTTCTGACAGTCTCACTGGCCACGCCTTGCTCAGCTGGCACCTCCCACACCGGTCCCGGGCGCGTCGCCGCCACCGTCGCCGGCACTGGGCGTACCGGCCCCGTGCTGACCGCCACCCGGGCCGGATGGCTGCGCGCCCTCGCGGGGAGGGTCCCCGGCGTGGTCACCACTGCTCGGATGGTCGACACCGTGGACCTGCTCGACCGCGTGATGGAGCACCGGCCCGAGAACGGCGATGCCGTCGCGGGCGGCGCCGACCGAGCCAGGCAGGTTGATGATGATCGTCGAGCCCGCCAGCCCGGCGACCCCACGGGAGAGGGCCGCCCCGGGGATGCCCTTCGAGACGCCGTAGGCCCGGATCATCTCGGCGATTCCCGGGATCTCGACGTCGACGAGCCGCCGGGTCATCTCAGGCGTCTGGTCCGTCGGGCTCAGGCCGGTGCCGCCCGTGGTGAGAACGACGTCATACGCCGCCGCGACTGCCTCTCGCAGGGCGGCCAGCACCGGCTCGCCGTCGGGGACAACCTCGGGGCCGTCGACCGCGAACCCCAGCGCACGCAGCCCGTCGACCAGGATGGGGCCCGCCCGGTCCGGGTAGACGCCCTGGGCGGCCCGGTTGGAGACGGTGAGCACGTACGCTCTCACTCCGGTCGCCTCCAATCGCCGGACGCGCCGCCGGTCTTCTCCACGACCCGCACGTCGGTCACGACCGCCGCGGGGTCGACAGCCTTGACCATATCGACGAGCGCCAGGGAAGCGACCATCACCGCGGTCAGGGCCTCCATCTCCACACCCGTCCGGTCGGTCGTGCGCGCCACAGCGGAGACCTCGACCCCGTCGTCGCGGACGTCGAGGTCGACCTCCACCCCGGTCAGTCCGATCGGATGACACAGCGGCACCAGGTCGGGTGTCTTCTTCGCCCCCATGATCCCGGCGATCCTGGCGACCGCGAGCGCGTCGCCCTTGGCCAGCCCGCGCTGCCGCAGGAGCTCGACCACCTCAGCGGAGACGACGACCTTGCCGCGCGCACGGGCGGTTCGGGTACTGACAGCCTTCGCCGACACGTCGACCATTCGGGCGGCGCCGGTCTCGTCGACGTGCGTCAGCGTCGGCTTGGCGGTGGCGCCGGGCGCCGGCTGTTCAGACATCGCACTTTCCTCGCCGATCCGGTGCGCGTCCACGCACCGACCGTCCTGTCACGACGACATCGTCGCGTCGCGCGAGCCAGCTCAGCCCAGA contains the following coding sequences:
- a CDS encoding GNAT family N-acetyltransferase; translation: MRLSEGPVGLRPLRRRDARAWREVRARNRDWLQPWEPTPPPGCEPRPRSFGAMLRDLRAQARAGQCLPFAITYTEPDEEHGGTERFVGQLTVSGITFGSARWGHIGYWIDRAYAGRGITPTAVALATDYCFDVLRLHRIEINIRPENAPSLRVVEKLGFRFEGRRPRYLHIDGDWRDHLTFALHAEEVPEGLLNRWRRSVAASRHRQGRDIAKSDDTP
- a CDS encoding MogA/MoaB family molybdenum cofactor biosynthesis protein; amino-acid sequence: MRAYVLTVSNRAAQGVYPDRAGPILVDGLRALGFAVDGPEVVPDGEPVLAALREAVAAAYDVVLTTGGTGLSPTDQTPEMTRRLVDVEIPGIAEMIRAYGVSKGIPGAALSRGVAGLAGSTIIINLPGSVGAARDGIAVLGPVLHHAVEQVHGVDHPSSGDHAGDPPREGAQPSGPGGGQHGAGTPSAGDGGGDAPGTGVGGAS
- the moaC gene encoding cyclic pyranopterin monophosphate synthase MoaC translates to MSEQPAPGATAKPTLTHVDETGAARMVDVSAKAVSTRTARARGKVVVSAEVVELLRQRGLAKGDALAVARIAGIMGAKKTPDLVPLCHPIGLTGVEVDLDVRDDGVEVSAVARTTDRTGVEMEALTAVMVASLALVDMVKAVDPAAVVTDVRVVEKTGGASGDWRRPE